The following proteins come from a genomic window of Corallococcus sp. NCRR:
- the cglE gene encoding adventurous gliding motility protein CglE — MRKSLLLAALALATPALGATPPEGVPFEPRRGFFTETDLGVFFTVGGENSYSNAQSYVQLGIGYDLTEQISLGAHFALGSSAQNCFAGYLPDSNVCALSDNFTVAFGDLTAAYHVRLANRFYLTPKVAAGYTRLEPRPVNPEDGDPGQSINAFNAGLGVGVEYATSFDHFSVGADLLGRYIIGPNIMSFAVFPRVKYTF, encoded by the coding sequence GTGAGGAAGTCGCTGCTGTTGGCCGCGCTCGCGCTGGCGACGCCGGCCCTGGGGGCCACGCCGCCGGAGGGTGTGCCGTTCGAGCCGCGCCGGGGGTTCTTCACCGAGACCGACCTCGGTGTGTTCTTCACGGTGGGCGGCGAGAACAGCTACTCCAACGCGCAGTCATACGTGCAGCTGGGCATCGGGTACGACCTGACGGAGCAGATTTCGCTGGGGGCCCACTTCGCGCTGGGCTCGTCCGCGCAGAACTGCTTCGCGGGCTATCTGCCGGACTCCAACGTCTGCGCCCTGTCGGACAACTTCACGGTGGCCTTCGGCGACCTGACGGCCGCGTACCACGTGCGGCTGGCCAACCGCTTCTACCTGACGCCCAAGGTGGCGGCGGGCTACACGCGCCTGGAGCCCCGGCCGGTGAATCCGGAAGACGGCGATCCGGGCCAGTCCATCAACGCTTTCAACGCGGGCCTGGGCGTGGGCGTGGAGTACGCGACGTCCTTCGACCACTTCTCCGTGGGCGCGGACCTGCTCGGCCGCTACATCATCGGGCCGAACATCATGTCGTTCGCGGTGTTCCCGCGCGTGAAGTACACGTTCTGA
- a CDS encoding aspartate/glutamate racemase family protein — MKTIGLLGGMSWESTAEYYRRINEHVKRELGGHHSAKVVLYSVDFQEIEHAQSAGRWDDAARILCDAARALERAGAEALVLCTNTMHKLAPELTAAIRIPFLHIAEATAQEILRAHVKTVGLLGTRYTMEQDFYKGRLAESGLEVLVPTDEERQQVHDVIYQELCLGQVKAASRERYQRIMEGLVRRGAQGIILGCTEITLLIKPGDASVPVFDTTAIHTLKAAAFCLGA; from the coding sequence ATGAAGACGATTGGATTGCTGGGCGGCATGAGCTGGGAGTCCACGGCGGAGTACTACCGGCGGATCAACGAGCACGTGAAGCGGGAGCTGGGCGGCCACCACTCCGCGAAGGTCGTCCTCTACAGCGTGGACTTCCAGGAGATTGAACACGCCCAGAGCGCCGGCCGGTGGGACGACGCGGCCCGCATCCTGTGCGACGCCGCCCGGGCGCTGGAGCGCGCGGGGGCCGAGGCCCTGGTGCTGTGCACCAACACCATGCACAAGCTGGCGCCGGAGCTCACCGCCGCCATCCGCATCCCCTTCCTGCACATCGCGGAGGCGACCGCGCAGGAGATCCTCCGCGCCCACGTGAAGACCGTGGGCCTGCTCGGGACGCGCTACACGATGGAGCAGGACTTCTACAAAGGCAGGCTCGCCGAATCGGGCCTGGAGGTCCTGGTGCCCACCGACGAGGAGCGCCAGCAGGTCCATGACGTCATCTACCAGGAGCTGTGCCTGGGCCAGGTGAAGGCGGCCTCCCGGGAGCGCTACCAGCGCATCATGGAGGGCCTGGTCCGCCGGGGCGCCCAGGGCATCATCCTGGGCTGCACGGAGATCACCCTGCTGATCAAACCCGGCGACGCGTCCGTGCCGGTGTTCGACACCACGGCCATCCACACCCTGAAGGCCGCCGCGTTCTGCCTGGGCGCGTAG
- a CDS encoding AraC family transcriptional regulator, with amino-acid sequence MESNAGKPRGVLYPRPDSRHFEHVRVLPSEDLRPWVEHFWAVRWDLRGQPPVHQQTLPHPSVHWAFEAGTSRVGGVNPGRFSVTLEGLGGVFSIKFRPGGFFPFVGTPLSTLTRRTVPPGPLLGPQAMELEAAILATDVTRDADRERIALAEAFLREHKPAPDPNVALVQGLVTRILEDRAVTKVEDLLTPGGPGLRTLQRLFNRYVGVNPKWVIQRYRLHEAAERLRETPPPELSRLALELGYFDQAHFIRDFRRIVGRTPAGYARYGRERHT; translated from the coding sequence GTGGAGTCGAACGCGGGCAAGCCTCGGGGCGTGTTGTATCCCCGTCCGGACTCCCGGCACTTCGAGCACGTCCGCGTGCTGCCCTCGGAGGACCTGCGTCCATGGGTGGAACACTTCTGGGCCGTGAGGTGGGATCTGCGCGGACAGCCACCCGTGCACCAGCAGACCCTGCCGCACCCGTCCGTGCATTGGGCCTTCGAGGCCGGCACGTCACGGGTGGGCGGCGTGAATCCGGGCCGCTTCTCCGTCACGCTGGAGGGCCTGGGCGGCGTGTTCAGCATCAAGTTCCGGCCGGGTGGCTTCTTCCCCTTCGTGGGGACGCCGCTGTCCACCCTCACGCGGCGCACCGTCCCACCGGGCCCGCTGCTGGGCCCCCAGGCGATGGAACTGGAAGCAGCCATCCTCGCCACCGACGTCACACGCGACGCGGACCGTGAGCGCATCGCCCTGGCGGAGGCCTTCCTGCGGGAGCACAAGCCCGCGCCGGATCCGAACGTGGCGCTCGTGCAGGGGCTGGTCACGCGCATCCTGGAGGACCGCGCGGTGACGAAGGTGGAGGACCTGCTCACGCCCGGAGGCCCGGGGCTGCGCACGCTGCAGCGGCTGTTCAACCGCTACGTGGGCGTGAACCCCAAGTGGGTCATCCAGCGCTACCGCCTGCATGAGGCCGCGGAGCGGCTGCGCGAAACGCCGCCTCCGGAGCTGTCGCGGCTGGCGCTGGAGCTGGGCTACTTCGATCAGGCGCACTTCATCCGAGACTTCCGGCGCATCGTGGGCCGCACGCCCGCCGGCTATGCCCGGTACGGGAGGGAACGACACACATGA
- a CDS encoding DUF3224 domain-containing protein: MDTPAKIRFSMANWQEDFFGEGEGGVKLSRTTCTRGFQGDFEGQGVLAYLSDYRADGTCHFVGLERVTGTLLGRQGAFVLNHRGVYAHDTATSDWEVVPGSGTGALEGLSGHGSFVAKHGEDVHDMVLHYRFD, translated from the coding sequence ATGGATACCCCCGCGAAGATCCGTTTCTCGATGGCGAACTGGCAGGAGGACTTCTTCGGTGAAGGGGAGGGCGGCGTGAAGCTGTCGCGGACCACCTGCACGCGCGGCTTCCAGGGCGACTTCGAGGGGCAGGGCGTCCTGGCGTACCTGTCGGACTACCGCGCTGACGGGACGTGTCACTTCGTGGGCCTGGAGCGGGTGACGGGCACGCTCCTGGGACGGCAGGGCGCGTTCGTGCTGAACCACCGGGGCGTCTATGCGCACGACACGGCCACGTCCGACTGGGAGGTCGTTCCCGGCTCGGGCACGGGCGCGTTGGAGGGGCTGAGCGGCCACGGCAGCTTCGTGGCGAAGCATGGTGAGGACGTGCACGACATGGTGCTGCACTACCGCTTCGATTGA
- the typA gene encoding translational GTPase TypA translates to MISRENIRNVAIVAHVDHGKTTLVDHLLRQAGTFRSNEHVAERVMDSNDLEREKGITILAKNTAVSYKGMQINIIDTPGHADFGGEVERGLRLVDGVILLVDAAEGPLPQTRFVLSKALAMGLKTVLVINKIDRQDARAKDVLDLVYSLYIDLGANEEQLEMPVLYTVARQGQASTSLEVPGKTLEPLYDAIIKHIPPPPAPPAEQTTLQLLVANLDYDDYVGRLAVGRVQAGRITPNMPVSVVREGGKVQQGKIVKLFGFSGLKRQEIPDAGPGEIVSIAGIEEISIGDTIADFEKPVALPRITVDEPTMMMIFKVNDGPLAGKEGKYVTSRNLRERLYREAYRNVAVRVEDTATPDAFRVVGRGELALAVIIENMRREGYELTASNPEPITKEVDGQVHEPMELLFCDVPENSVGAVTERLGPRKGRMTDMAQLGSGRTRLQFRIPARGLIGFRSEFLTITRGEGIMSSQFDGFEPWFGYIPKRANGAMVSDRLGDTVPYALFSIQERGQLFVGAGTTVYEGMIIGEHSHPSELNVNCCREKKLTNIRAAGRDENVILVPPREMGLEKALEWIADDELVEVTPKSIRMRKKALAHGERYRAERDRKREERAEAE, encoded by the coding sequence ATGATCTCTCGCGAAAACATCCGCAACGTCGCCATTGTCGCCCACGTTGACCACGGCAAGACCACCCTCGTCGACCACCTGCTGCGGCAGGCGGGGACCTTCCGCTCCAACGAGCACGTGGCCGAGCGGGTCATGGACTCGAACGACCTCGAGCGCGAGAAGGGCATCACCATCCTCGCGAAGAACACCGCCGTCTCCTACAAGGGGATGCAGATCAACATCATCGACACGCCGGGCCACGCCGACTTCGGTGGCGAGGTGGAGCGCGGTCTGCGCCTGGTCGATGGCGTCATCCTGCTGGTGGACGCCGCTGAAGGTCCCCTGCCCCAGACGCGCTTCGTGCTCAGCAAGGCGCTGGCCATGGGCCTGAAGACGGTGCTGGTCATCAACAAGATCGACCGTCAGGACGCCCGGGCCAAGGACGTGCTGGACCTCGTGTACTCGCTCTACATCGACCTGGGCGCGAACGAGGAGCAGTTGGAGATGCCGGTCCTCTACACCGTCGCGCGCCAGGGTCAGGCCTCCACGTCGCTGGAAGTGCCGGGCAAGACGCTGGAGCCGCTGTACGACGCCATCATCAAGCACATCCCGCCCCCGCCCGCGCCTCCGGCGGAGCAGACGACGCTCCAGTTGCTGGTCGCCAACCTGGACTACGACGACTACGTCGGCCGTCTGGCGGTGGGCCGCGTGCAGGCGGGCCGCATCACCCCGAACATGCCCGTGTCCGTCGTCCGCGAGGGCGGCAAGGTGCAGCAGGGCAAGATCGTCAAGCTGTTCGGCTTCTCCGGCCTGAAGCGCCAGGAGATCCCGGACGCGGGCCCGGGTGAGATCGTCTCCATCGCGGGCATCGAGGAAATCAGCATCGGCGACACCATCGCGGACTTCGAGAAGCCCGTGGCGCTGCCGCGCATCACCGTGGACGAGCCCACGATGATGATGATCTTCAAGGTCAACGACGGGCCGCTGGCGGGCAAGGAGGGCAAGTACGTCACCTCCCGCAACCTGCGCGAGCGCCTGTACCGCGAGGCCTACCGCAACGTGGCCGTGCGCGTGGAGGACACCGCGACGCCGGACGCGTTCCGCGTGGTGGGCCGTGGCGAACTGGCGCTGGCGGTCATCATCGAGAACATGCGCCGCGAGGGCTACGAGCTCACCGCCTCCAACCCGGAGCCCATCACCAAGGAAGTGGATGGCCAGGTCCACGAGCCCATGGAGCTGCTCTTCTGCGACGTGCCGGAGAACAGCGTGGGCGCGGTGACGGAGCGCCTGGGGCCCCGCAAGGGCCGCATGACGGACATGGCGCAGCTGGGCTCGGGCCGCACCCGCCTCCAGTTCCGCATCCCCGCGCGCGGCCTCATCGGCTTCCGCTCGGAGTTCCTCACCATCACGCGTGGTGAAGGCATCATGAGCAGCCAGTTCGACGGCTTCGAGCCGTGGTTCGGCTACATCCCCAAGCGCGCCAACGGCGCCATGGTCTCCGACCGCCTGGGCGACACGGTGCCGTACGCGCTGTTCAGCATCCAGGAGCGCGGTCAGCTCTTCGTGGGCGCGGGCACCACCGTGTACGAGGGCATGATCATCGGCGAGCACTCGCACCCGTCCGAGCTCAACGTCAACTGCTGCCGCGAGAAGAAGCTCACCAACATCCGCGCCGCCGGCCGCGACGAGAACGTCATCCTCGTCCCGCCGCGCGAGATGGGGCTGGAGAAGGCCCTGGAGTGGATCGCCGACGACGAGCTCGTCGAGGTGACGCCCAAGTCCATCCGCATGCGCAAGAAGGCGCTGGCCCACGGCGAGCGCTACCGCGCCGAGCGCGACCGCAAGCGCGAGGAGCGCGCCGAGGCGGAGTAG
- a CDS encoding alpha/beta fold hydrolase, whose amino-acid sequence MSAPHGQAVSFRQDSLRVPDGADLYYQVRGDGAPGMVLCDGLGCDGFAWKYLLPYLGRRHRVLRWHYRGHGKSTVPTDRTRIGMAYTCDDMARVMDAAGMDKAVLFGHSMGVQVALEFHRRYARRVEGLVLVCGSYGMPLDTFHDSTLLKRLFPTLRAAVERFPRHTARIVHGALTTELVVQLAIRLEMNPELIARNDLAPYFTHLARMDPVVFVRTLDSLANHTAEDHLVHVDVPTLVVAGEKDRFTPGWLSRKMAERIPSSELLMISEGTHTAPLEVPGLVELRVERFLRERLGVETAEVPPKVG is encoded by the coding sequence GTGAGCGCACCGCATGGACAGGCGGTCTCCTTCCGGCAGGACTCGCTGCGGGTGCCGGACGGCGCGGACCTCTACTACCAGGTGCGGGGGGACGGCGCCCCGGGCATGGTCCTCTGCGACGGCCTGGGCTGTGACGGCTTCGCGTGGAAGTACCTGCTGCCCTACCTGGGCCGGCGCCACCGCGTGCTGCGCTGGCACTACCGGGGCCACGGCAAGAGCACCGTCCCCACGGACCGCACGCGCATTGGCATGGCGTACACCTGCGACGACATGGCGCGGGTGATGGACGCGGCGGGCATGGACAAGGCCGTCCTCTTCGGCCACTCCATGGGCGTCCAGGTGGCGCTGGAGTTCCACCGCCGCTACGCCCGGCGCGTGGAGGGGCTGGTGCTGGTGTGCGGCAGCTACGGCATGCCGCTGGACACCTTCCATGACTCCACGCTGCTCAAGCGCCTCTTCCCGACCTTGAGGGCCGCGGTGGAGCGCTTCCCCCGGCACACCGCGCGCATCGTGCACGGGGCGCTGACCACGGAACTGGTGGTCCAACTGGCCATCCGCCTGGAGATGAACCCGGAACTCATCGCGCGAAACGACCTGGCCCCCTACTTCACGCACCTGGCCCGGATGGACCCCGTCGTCTTCGTGCGCACCCTGGACTCGCTGGCCAACCACACCGCCGAGGACCACCTGGTCCACGTGGACGTCCCCACCCTGGTGGTCGCCGGGGAGAAGGACCGGTTCACCCCCGGCTGGCTGTCCCGGAAGATGGCCGAGCGCATCCCCTCCTCTGAACTCCTGATGATTTCCGAGGGCACCCATACCGCCCCACTGGAAGTCCCGGGGCTGGTGGAGCTGCGGGTGGAGCGCTTCCTGAGGGAGCGGCTGGGGGTGGAAACCGCCGAGGTCCCCCCAAAGGTGGGATAA
- a CDS encoding sigma 54-interacting transcriptional regulator, with product MDFEKHQNLHTIVMLRDVIRKWWQVELSFADRNGVVHDWQRGDFIPPPNDFCRHSLGAREGMRRCAQSVRVLHEKFKAAKNLRRSLFHDCHLRLSIVGAPLYIRNEYEGFLFVEGFARQPLTPGDGQVLLSKMRDIAPGAMLELEGAAERVPVLDGSELSKLSDLLEFAVTEIANQEVELTRKEETIQSMASELSNRYRFEKIIGRSGAMNEVFRLMEKVAHSDSTVLINGESGTGKELVARAIHHNGPRKDKPFVVQNCSAFNDNLLESALFGHTRGAFTGALKDKKGLFEVADQGTFFLDEVGDMSPALQVKLLRVLQEGTFLPVGGTHSREVDVRVIAATHKDLGELVKRGEFREDLFYRINVIRLQLPPLRERKDDLPVLIDHFLRKHHREGQRARGLAPEALGILGAYAWPGNIRELENEIERLLVLGGELETIPAELLSSRIRDAVVPGGGPFIAPRAHGKLHEAVESLEKEMIHQGLVRTRYNKSRLSRELGISRSNLLLKISRYGLDKGIPEGLDTDEVEA from the coding sequence ATGGACTTCGAGAAGCATCAGAATCTGCACACCATTGTCATGTTGAGGGATGTCATCCGCAAGTGGTGGCAGGTGGAGCTTTCCTTCGCGGATCGCAACGGCGTGGTGCACGACTGGCAGCGCGGGGATTTCATCCCGCCGCCCAACGACTTCTGCCGCCACTCGCTGGGGGCGCGGGAGGGGATGCGGCGGTGTGCCCAGTCGGTGCGGGTGCTGCACGAGAAGTTCAAGGCCGCCAAGAACCTGCGCCGCTCGCTCTTCCACGACTGCCACCTGCGCCTGTCCATCGTGGGCGCGCCGCTCTACATCCGCAACGAGTACGAGGGCTTCCTCTTCGTGGAGGGCTTCGCCCGGCAGCCGCTCACGCCCGGCGACGGCCAGGTGCTGCTGAGCAAGATGCGCGACATCGCGCCCGGGGCGATGCTGGAGCTGGAGGGCGCGGCGGAGCGCGTGCCGGTGCTGGACGGCTCGGAGCTGAGCAAGCTGTCGGACCTCCTGGAGTTCGCGGTCACGGAGATCGCCAACCAGGAGGTGGAGCTCACGCGCAAGGAGGAGACCATCCAGTCCATGGCCTCCGAGCTGTCCAACCGCTACCGCTTCGAGAAGATCATCGGCCGCTCCGGGGCCATGAACGAAGTGTTCCGCCTGATGGAGAAGGTGGCCCACTCCGACTCCACCGTCCTCATCAACGGCGAGTCCGGCACGGGCAAGGAGCTGGTGGCGCGCGCCATCCACCACAACGGCCCGCGCAAGGACAAGCCGTTCGTCGTGCAGAACTGCTCCGCCTTCAACGACAACCTGCTGGAGAGCGCCCTCTTCGGGCACACCCGGGGCGCCTTCACCGGCGCGCTCAAGGACAAGAAGGGGCTCTTCGAGGTCGCGGACCAGGGCACCTTCTTCCTGGACGAGGTGGGCGACATGTCCCCCGCCCTCCAGGTGAAGCTGCTGCGCGTGCTCCAGGAGGGCACCTTCCTGCCCGTGGGCGGCACCCACTCCCGCGAGGTCGACGTGCGCGTCATCGCCGCCACCCACAAGGACCTGGGCGAACTGGTGAAGCGCGGCGAGTTCCGCGAGGACCTCTTCTACCGCATCAACGTCATCCGCCTGCAGCTGCCGCCCCTGCGCGAGCGCAAGGACGACCTGCCCGTGCTCATCGACCACTTCCTGCGCAAGCACCACCGCGAGGGCCAGCGCGCTCGGGGCCTGGCGCCGGAGGCCCTGGGCATCCTGGGCGCGTACGCGTGGCCCGGGAACATCCGCGAGCTGGAGAATGAAATCGAGCGGCTGCTCGTGCTGGGCGGCGAGCTGGAGACCATCCCCGCGGAGCTGCTCTCCAGCCGCATCCGCGACGCGGTGGTCCCTGGCGGCGGGCCCTTCATCGCCCCGCGCGCGCACGGAAAGCTGCACGAGGCGGTGGAGTCCCTGGAGAAGGAGATGATCCACCAGGGCCTGGTGCGCACCCGCTACAACAAGAGCCGGCTGTCTCGGGAGCTGGGCATCAGCCGCTCCAACCTGCTCTTGAAGATCTCCCGCTACGGGCTGGACAAGGGCATCCCCGAAGGACTGGACACGGACGAGGTGGAGGCGTGA
- a CDS encoding cation diffusion facilitator family transporter produces MSAPPHTHGRAGHGHSHDHDHDHSHHGHSHGHGHGHSHGPRKGGLAEERRKDRRRLLFALGLTATIMVAEAVGGFLTNSLALLSDAGHMLTDVSAMVLSLLALWFAGRPADLKKTYGYYRMEILSALLNGVLLLVITIFILLEAWQRMRTPAPVELGPMALVAGIGLVANLAALGFLHQTHSMNVRGAFLHVLGDTLSSVGVLIGAGIMWWTGWYVVDPIISVLISMIIVVGALRLVKDAVDVLLEAVPAHVDLEQVRALMAKVPGVQAVHDLHVWTISSGMYALSAHLVVADPMVCNNDDILSAVKHDLFDRFGIDHTTIQIESQSYAHLGEVH; encoded by the coding sequence GTGAGCGCACCCCCACATACACACGGCAGGGCCGGACACGGTCATTCGCACGACCATGACCATGACCACTCGCACCATGGGCATTCGCACGGCCATGGGCACGGCCATTCGCACGGGCCCCGCAAGGGCGGGCTGGCGGAGGAGCGGCGCAAGGACCGGCGGCGGCTCCTGTTCGCGCTGGGGCTGACGGCGACCATCATGGTGGCGGAGGCGGTGGGCGGCTTCCTCACCAACTCGCTGGCGCTGCTCTCCGACGCCGGGCACATGCTGACGGACGTGTCGGCCATGGTCCTGAGCCTGCTGGCGCTGTGGTTCGCAGGGCGGCCCGCGGACCTGAAGAAGACCTACGGCTACTACCGGATGGAGATCCTGAGCGCGCTCCTCAACGGGGTGCTGCTGCTGGTCATCACCATCTTCATCCTGCTGGAGGCCTGGCAGCGCATGCGCACGCCCGCTCCGGTGGAGCTGGGGCCCATGGCGCTGGTGGCGGGCATTGGCCTCGTCGCGAACCTGGCGGCGCTGGGCTTCCTGCACCAGACGCACTCCATGAACGTGCGCGGCGCGTTCCTGCACGTGCTGGGGGACACGCTGTCGTCGGTGGGCGTGCTGATTGGCGCGGGCATCATGTGGTGGACCGGGTGGTACGTCGTGGACCCCATCATCTCCGTGCTCATTTCAATGATCATCGTCGTGGGCGCGCTGCGGCTGGTGAAGGACGCGGTGGACGTGCTGCTGGAGGCGGTGCCCGCGCACGTGGACCTGGAGCAGGTGAGAGCGCTCATGGCGAAGGTGCCGGGCGTGCAGGCGGTGCACGACCTGCACGTGTGGACCATCTCCAGCGGGATGTACGCGCTGTCCGCGCACCTGGTGGTGGCGGACCCCATGGTCTGCAACAACGACGACATCCTGTCCGCCGTGAAGCACGACCTCTTCGACCGCTTCGGCATCGACCACACGACCATCCAGATCGAGAGCCAGTCGTACGCCCACCTGGGCGAGGTGCACTGA
- the coaD gene encoding pantetheine-phosphate adenylyltransferase, producing MPVAIYPGSFDPLTNGHLSLIQRSLKMFDRLIVAIAVNPKKTPLFSQEERIELIREAVNDPRVEVDAFHGLLVDYVHQRNVSVVIRGLRAVSDFEYEFQLANMNRKLAPDIDTVFMMTGEDYFYISSQLVREVATFGGNVDGLVPPNVNAGLKKKFGPKP from the coding sequence ATGCCGGTCGCCATCTATCCTGGTTCGTTTGATCCGCTCACCAACGGGCACCTGAGCCTCATCCAGCGCAGCCTGAAGATGTTCGACCGGCTCATCGTCGCCATCGCGGTGAATCCGAAGAAGACGCCCCTCTTCAGCCAGGAGGAGCGCATCGAGCTCATCCGCGAGGCGGTGAACGACCCCCGCGTGGAGGTGGACGCCTTCCACGGGCTGCTCGTGGACTACGTGCACCAGCGCAACGTGAGCGTCGTCATCCGCGGCCTGCGCGCGGTGTCGGACTTCGAATACGAGTTCCAACTGGCGAACATGAACCGCAAGCTGGCGCCGGACATCGACACCGTCTTCATGATGACGGGCGAGGACTACTTCTACATCTCCTCGCAGCTCGTCCGCGAGGTCGCGACCTTCGGGGGGAACGTGGACGGGCTCGTGCCGCCAAACGTCAACGCGGGGCTGAAGAAGAAGTTCGGCCCGAAACCCTAG